ACACGAACGGCGCCAGCTTCTTGGTCCGGGCGGCCCAGGCCTCCCATTCGGCCCCGAACTGCTCGTGCAGAAGCTGGTCCTCGTCCCGGATGCGCCAGAGCAGCACCAGGGCCATCCCACCCACCAGCGCCAGCCCGAGCCAGGAACGGAAAGTCAGCGCCACCCCGGCCATGTAGAGAATGATCCCGCTGTAGCGCGGATGGCGCAGCCAGCGGTACGGCCCGCCGGTTACGAGTGTATGCCCCTCCTGGATCGTCACCTCCACGCTGAACTGACGGCCCAGCGTGGCCTCGGCCCAGTGGGTGATCCAGATACCCAGACAGTATGCGTTCAGACCCACCCAGCGCAGAGTCTCACCGCCGCCCAGCACCAGCACGCCCCGGCGGTCGCACCAGGGGGCCAGCGGCATCAGGGCCAGCGAAAGGAGCATCAGAAGGAATATCGCCAGCCGCTGACGGCTCACGGTGCGCTCGCCTCGGGTCCAGCGTCCGGAATCCGGCAGCCGGATAACGATCAGGGTGTGCAGCACCACCGTGAACACAACATACCACAGACGGGCCGGCTCACGGAGAAAAGCGCCCATGTCGCCGCCCCAGACCAGCAGCGGCAGACCGATAAAAGTCACCAGACCGATCACCAGTTTGGACACCGCTTTGCCTGTCGAAGCCATTTCCCCCACCTCGTCATTACCGTTCAGGCTTTGGGTGCGCCCCGGCCAGAGCGTTGGGCGCGTAATCGGGACATAGGCACTTAAGACAGCAGAGGGGGGTGAACCATGATTCGGTCTTACACTCACTCTTTTTTCGGCGGGCGGAACACCTCCCCGCTGGAGGGCCGTCCGCCCAGACGGTCGTACTCGGTGCGGGCCAGGAGCATGTCCTCCCAGGTGTCGCGCTTGTACTCCGGGTTGCGCAACAGGGCCGCCGGGTGATAGGTGCTCACCACGCTGATCCCGTTATAGCTGACCACCCGGCTGCGCAGCGCACGCATCGAGTCCTGGCGGCCGTGGAAAAAATAGGCGCTGTGACGGCCCAGGGTCACGATCACCTTGGGACGGATCAGCTCGATCTGCCGCAGCAGATAGGGGTTGCAGGCGGCGATCTCGGTCTCCAGCGGGTCACGGTTGCCGGGTGGGCGGCACTTGACCATGTTGGCGATATACACCTCCTCGCGCCGGAAACCGACCGAGGCGATGATCTTAGTCAGGAGCTGGCCGCTCGCGCCCACGAAAGGCAGGCCCTGACGGTCCTCCTCGGCGCCCGGGCCCTCGCCCACGAACATCAGGTCGGCCTGCGGGTCGCCCGCGCCGAACACGAAATTGGTCCGCCCCTTGTGCAGCTCGCAGAGCTTGCAGCCCGAAATCCGTTTCCCAAACGCCTCCAGGGACTCCTCTGGCGTTGACGCGGCCTGCGGCTGCGTATCCGGAGAGGCTATGGGCTGTTTCACTTCAGACGGTTCGACTGTCCGTGCCGCCTCGTCCGCGGGACCGGCCTGCGCAGCCTCGACTGCCGGGTTTGCCTGTGTCGGCTGCGGGGCTGTGGCCGGGGTCTTTCCGGCCTCGGGCAGGAACACGAAAGTCTCGCCCGCGGCCTGGACCTGCTTGAGCCAGGCCAGGGCCAGATCACGGATGTCCGTATCCCCGCTCACGGCTTGCCTTTCCCGGCGTGCCGCGCTGCCGCCAGCTCCAGCACCCGCGCGGCCACCTCATCTTTGTCCAGCAGGGGCAATTCGGTCCGCGCGCCGGCAGAGTCCAGCACTGTCACCCGGTTGGTCTGTACGGCGAAACCCGCGCCCATCTCGAGCGGATTGTTGACCACGATCAGGTCGATCCCCTTGCGGCGCAGCTTGTCCAGGGCGTTGCGCTCCTCATCCGCGGTCTCCACGGCAAAGCCCACCACTGTGGCGCCGCTCTTGCGGTGCTGCGCGGCCCAGGCCAGGCTGTCCGGGCTCTGGCGCAGGCGCAGCGTGAGTTCCGCGTCCGGGGAGGATTTCTTGATTTTATGCGCCTGCGGCCCCTCCGGAGTCCAGTCGCCCACCGCGGCCGCCATCACGACAATATCCGCCTGCGGGGCGCGGGCCTGGACCGCGGCGAAAAGCTGCTCCGCGCTCACTATGTCCATGCGCTCCACTCCCAGCGGGGTGTCCAGGCTTACCGGGCCAGTGATCAACTCCACCCGCGCGGCCCCCAGGCGCACCGCGGCGCGGGCCAGGGCGAAACCCATCCGGCCGCTGGAGGGGTTGCTGATATAGCGCACCGGGTCGAGCGCCTCACGGGTCGGACCCGCGGTGACCAGTACAATGAGGCCCTCCAGGGTCTCGGCCGCGCCCAGCACCTGGGCGATTTTCTCCATGATCCGCTCGCGGTCCGGCAGCCGCCCGGTGCCTTCCGTGCCGCAGGCCAGGTAGCCGCTCTCGGGATGCAGAAGGTGCACGCCGCGGCGCTTAAGAAGCTCCAGGTTGGCGCGTGTGGCCGGGTGCTCGTACATACGGGTGTTCATCGCCACCACGGCCAGGGTCGGGCAGTCGCACGAGATGTAGGTGGTGGAGAGCAGGTCATCCGCGATCCCGTGGGCCATCTTGGCCAGGATATTGGCCGTGGCCGGGATTACGACCAGCAGCTCGGCGAAATCGGCCAGCCGCACGTGGTCGATCCCGCCCGGGTCGGCCGGGGCGAAAGTGCCCGTGTAGACCGGGTGGCCGGACAGGGCCTGCAACGTGAGCGGGGCCACGAACTCGCAGGCGTTGCGGGTCATCAGAACCCGCACCTCGGCTCCGGCCTGGACCAGACGGCTGACCAGGTCGCAGCTCTTGTAGCAGGCGATCCCGCCGCTCAGACCCACCAGGATACGCCGTCCGGCGAACTGTTTATACATGTATGCACCTCCCGCCGTAAAACAAGACGGCTGGTCTGGTTTCACTTCAGTCATTCATTGGTTTTTCTTTACACACCCCGTCCCCCGCTGAAGCGGGGGCCACCCCTCTTTTAAGAGGGGATTAAAACCGATGCCGCACGCACCCGCGGGTGCGTCCCAAAATCTGTCGGGCACGGCATGCCGTGCCCCTATATCACGGCGAGGGCTTTAAGCAAACCCCACGGCCCCGGCTCATTTCTCGTACAGTAGACTTCGCACCACGGCGTAGGGGTCGGCCAGGCGTTTCACGCGGTGCTCCTCGGCCTCGATTATGGCCCGCACCGCGGCCACGCTTCGCTCCAAGTCATCATTGAGCACCAGGTAGTCGAAATACGGCAGGCGGCGGATCTCCTCGCGGGCGTTGGCCAGACGGCGCTCCAGGGTGGCCGGGTCCTCAGTGCCGCGGGAGCGCAGGCGTCGCTCCAACTCCTCCATGCTGGGCGGGGCCAGGTAGATGAACACCCCGGCGCGGCAGGTGTGGCGCAACTGCTCCGCCCCCTGCACATCCACGTCCATCACCACGTGCCTGCCCGCGGACAGGTTCTGCTCGATCTGGCTTTTCAGGGTGCCGTAGAGATGATCGTGCACCACGGCCCACTCGGCGAACTCGCCCGCCTCCAGCCGCTGACGGAACTCACCCTCAGCCAGGAAAAAGTAATCCTTCCCCTCCACCTCTCTGTCGCGCCGCGGCCGGGTGGTGGCCGAGACCGAGTAGTGCAGCCGGCTGTCGGACTCCAACAGGCGGCGGATCACCGTGGTCTTGCCCGCCCCGCTGGGCGCGGTTATCACTATCACCAGACGGATCTCCTCCGGCCGCGCCCGGCCTGTATCCAAACCCGGACAAGTCTGTTCGGTCACCGTTTCCCTTTCAGGCATGCTTGCCTCTATCGAATCCGCTCCGTGTGTCGCAGCTCGTTATCCGTGTCTTTTTGGAACAAGGCTCCAGCGTTGATCTTGCCTGGCAGAAGCGCGCCGGGCCAAAGCCCCGGTGTGTGCAGCACCGCCACCGGCTCGCCCAGGACCCACGCTTTCTCGAAATACTCCACGCTGGCGTGGTCCACCACGTCATACAATGTGCACCCGCTGCCCGGCCCCCCCGGGCCGAGCTTCACCCAGACCACGAACAGCCGGCGGTAATTGCCCTCTTTCATCTGGATTTTCTGCATCCCGGACACATAGCCCTCGGCCAACCGTCCCCGGGCCAGGATAGTGCGGGTGTGCAGCAGCGAAAACAGCGCCCAGACGAGGGGCAGAAAGAACGGCGCGCACTCCTGCCAACGCATGGGGGAACCCATATATTTCGCGACCGCGGCCAGAGCGCCGAAAATTGTCATGACCAGGAGCACGATCAGCGCCAGCGGGTTGACCAGACGTTTCCACATCCCGGCCGGAACTTCACGCGGCGCGGGACGGTTGAAAAATTCGAGCAGAGACGCCTTGCCGCCGCCTGCCAGCCTGAACCCGCCCAGCTCCATCCCGAAGCCTCCTGTTGCAGTGAAAGTCAAGGGCCCGCAGCGGCTACTCCATGTTCTCCACTTGCTCGCGGATACGCTCCAGCTCTTCTTTCAGCCCCACCACCAACTGTGCGATGGAGGCGTCGTTGGCTTTGGAGCCCACTGTATTGACCTCGCGGTTCAGCTCCTGGATCAGGAAATTCAGACGCCGTCCCACCGCGCCGCCCTGGGACAGGGCCTGGCGCAGGGCCTCCAGGTGGCTGCGGAAACGCACCTGCTCCTCGCTGATGTCCCACTTGTCGGCATAGATCGTGATCTCCTGGACGAGGCGGGCCGGGTCCGGCTCGGCCACGCCCTCCAGGGCGGCGGTGACTTTCTCGCGCAGACGGGCGGTCAGGCGCTCCAGGCGCTGCGGCCCCTGCACGGCGATCTCGTCCATCACCGCGGACATGCTCCCCAGGCGGGCCAGGATGTCGGCGGCCAGGTTGTCCCCCTCGCGGCCGCGCATCTCGACCAGACGGTCGAGGGCCTCGTTCAAAGCGGCCTCGAGCACGGGACGGGCGGCCTGCTCATCCACCTCGCGCGCCTGCAGGCTGAAAATCTCGGGCAGACGGCAGAGCGTGTCGAGGTTCGGCTCGCCCTCCACCCCCAGCTGGCTCATCCGCTGCAGAATCTGACGGTAGCGCAGCAGCAGGGGCTCGTTGAGCGTGGGCAGACGGTCGCTGTCCTCGGCGCGCTCCCAGTTCACGTTCACGCTTACCGAGCCGCGCTGCACGCGGGCCTTGATTGTCTCGCGCACCAGGGACTCCAGGTTGTTCAGCGCGCGCGGCAGGCGGATCGAAATGTCGGTGAAGCGGTGGTTGACGCTTCGCACCTCGACCGTGAATGTCCCGCCCTCGAAAGTGGTGTCGGCCCGTCCGAACCCGGTCATGCTTAGTATCATCGGAGAAATCGCCTTTCAGAAGAATTGGCCTGTATCGGTATTTCAGCGTCCGGTCCCGGCCGGCGGCGCGGGCACTGCGGAGCCACGGTCGTAACGGGGCAGGAAAAAAGCGCACAGCGCCGTCCCGGCCCCGCTTTCACTGCGCACGCTGAACTTATAGCTGTGGACGCCGGGCAAGGTCTTGACCACGAAAACCCCCGGGTACGAGACCCGCACCCCGGCCTGGCCGTAGATGCCGTTCTGGTTGTTGGGCAGGGTCTCGAAACGCACCTCGCCCAGATTGCTCTCGTCCTCACGCACCAGCACGGTGTAGGTGGCCTTTTCCAGGGGCGAGGCAGGCCCGGCCGGAAAACAGACCATACTGATCACGATCAGCTCGACCGGCCCGTCCAGCTGCACCTCCAGCGGGCGCTCGACCGGCGCCCGGTAGAACAGCTCGCCCTCCCAGCGCGAGTCTGGGCTCGCGATCACCACCCGTTCGGTCTGGCCGAGGGCCGGGACGAACTGGAGCGCGGTAAGAGTATCCAGCATCTGGTCCGGCAGGCGCTCGAGCACATCCGGCGGCACCTGGCGCTCGCCCAGGCCGAGAAAGTCGAGCGTGGCCTGGGTGCCATCCACCGTGCGGTCACCGGTCCAGGTGACAGCCTTGCGGCTGCCCTTGTAGGTGCCCTTGCCCAGCAGCGCTCCGGTCCGCGCCGTTTGCAGGGCGGCGATCCTGGCCCCGTAGGCCACTGCGCCCGCCCCGGCATCCCGGCCGCTGCGCAGGACCGAGCAACCGGCCAGCGCCAGCAGGATCAATGTAAACAGTCCCCCGATCATTTTATTCCCCCCTGTCATTTAGATAAGCCCTCCAGGGCATCCGGGGGTGCGACTGCTAATGGCCGGTCCTTTCCAGGCTGCCGGCTGTCAACTTCTCATCCGTGCGATCCAGTGCACGGTCCAGCGCTTCGTACAGATCGGGTGGCAGCTTGCGCACTTTCATCAGTCTGTCCGTGCAGATATGCTCGGTCACTCCAGTGACCATCAGTTCCTCGGCCTTGAGCACGCGGTACCCGAACACCACCTTGCGGCTCTGAAGGCGGGTCAGGCGGGTGACAACGGTCAGACGGTCCTCGTAACGGCAGGGGCCGAGCAGCCGCATCGAGGTCTCACACAGGGGGAACAGCACCCCGCTCTCCTCCAGCTCCCCGTAAGGGAAACCCAGCTCGGCCAGGAAATCGGTCCGGCCCACCTCCATCCAGACCAGATAGTTGGCGTGGTAAACAACACCCATGCGGTCGGTCTCGGCGTAGCGCACCGTTATTTGCGAGCTTGTCTCGAACGGCACAGTCCCTCCCGGTTCATTCCAGTCTCAGATCGAGCAGGCTCTTCGGGTTGATCCGGGCGTTGCGGTAGCGTATCCCCCAGTGGAGGTGCGCTCCGTTGACCCGCCCCGTGGCCCCAACCGCACCGATCACCTGGCCCTGCCCAACCGTATCTCCCTGCGCCACATCCACCCGGCTGAGGTGGAAATACATGCTGATCAGACCGAAACCGTGGTCGATATAGACACTGTTGCCGCTGAAAAAGAAATCCCCGGTCGCGATCACCCGCCCGGCGGCGGTGGCTTTCACCGGTGTGCCGGACTCGGCAGTGATATCCACCCCGGTGTGCGGGCTGCGCGGTGCACCGTTGAGTATCCTGCGGTTGCCGAAGCGGTTCATCTGTCCATCGATGGGCGCGATGAACCGGTCGCTCCAGTAGCGCCGGTTCTCCCAGCGCGACCAGCAACTGTCCCGGTAGGCATCCTCCCGTTTTATCCGGGCCTGGGCCGCCGTGTCCGGGAACACTTTTTCGGGTGGGAGGGTGACCCTCTGCACCGGGAATTTACCGTCCACCACCCGCACCCAGCGCCGCACGGTTTTCGCCTCGGGCCCCTGCCCCAAGCGGACCTGGACCGGACGCCGTCCGGGACGCGCCTCCATGTCCACTCCCAGCAGAGCGTAACACCGGTCGCCCTCGCGGACCACCGGCGCCGGGGCGCCGTCGAAGCTCACCGCAACCGTATCGGTCTGCCCGCTGCCTCGCACCTCCAGGCAGAAGATCCCACCCTGGGGGACCAGGCTGTCGGAAAGACTCACGCTCACCGGGACTGCGCCAGCCACGGCCGAAACAAGAATCGGGGCCAGTGCTGTCAAAAAGCTCAAAACACTCTCCTGTGGTCCAGCCCGCTCACGCGCGGACAGGTGGGAATTTTCAGTCCTCGGCATACATAATATAAAAACCCGGCGCGCTTTATTAAAGGTTAATCCCGCGAGTCAATCCATGCTTCGGCCAAATCAGTTGCCCGTGGCGGGGGAAAGCGCTAAGTTTTGAGGAGCTCAAACACCGATTACGACGGAGGATGGATGCCTGCGGGCAGCAAAATAACTTTTCCGCCCTGCCTGGAACTGGAACTGGGTGAAAAGGAGCGCGTGCTGTTTTTCAGCGACGCCCACCTGGACAGCGAAGCAACCCCCGAGGCGCGCGAACGCAGCGCCCGCGTGCTCGAATTCCTGGACTGGGCCGGGGACAATTGCGAGACCCTGGTGATCCTGGGCGACCTGTTCGATTTCTATTTCGAGTACAGGAGCGTTTTCCCCTCGCGCTACCTTCGCGTGCTTTCCGCCCTGGACCGTCTGTCGGCCGGAGGCGTGCGCTGCCTGTATGTGGGGGGAAACCACGATTTCTGGCTGGGCGAGCTTTTCAGTCGCACGCTGGGCGTGACCCTGGTGCGGGACGGGCTCCTTCTGGAGCGGAAAGCCCCCACGCCGCAGCGTGTCCTGGCCACGCATGGGGATGGCCTCGGGCCTGGGGACACGGGCTATAAAATCCTGAAGAAACTCCTGCGCAACCCGTTCCTTATCTTCCTTTTCCGCCTGATCCACCCGGACTGGGGCTACGCCCTGGCCCGCCTGACCAGCCGCACCAGCCGCAAGTACACCAACCACCGTCAGCCCGCCCGCGTGGAGGCCTCGGCCCGCACCGGCCAGGCCCTGCTGGACTCCGGCCGCAACCTGAGCGCCGTGGTGCTGGCCCACACCCACCAGCCCGACTGCCGTCAGTTCGAAAACGGCCTGTATTTCAACAGCGGGGACTGGTGCACGCATTTCAGCTACGTACGCTGGGAT
The sequence above is drawn from the bacterium genome and encodes:
- a CDS encoding isoprenylcysteine carboxylmethyltransferase family protein; protein product: MASTGKAVSKLVIGLVTFIGLPLLVWGGDMGAFLREPARLWYVVFTVVLHTLIVIRLPDSGRWTRGERTVSRQRLAIFLLMLLSLALMPLAPWCDRRGVLVLGGGETLRWVGLNAYCLGIWITHWAEATLGRQFSVEVTIQEGHTLVTGGPYRWLRHPRYSGIILYMAGVALTFRSWLGLALVGGMALVLLWRIRDEDQLLHEQFGAEWEAWAARTKKLAPFV
- a CDS encoding uracil-DNA glycosylase, yielding MSGDTDIRDLALAWLKQVQAAGETFVFLPEAGKTPATAPQPTQANPAVEAAQAGPADEAARTVEPSEVKQPIASPDTQPQAASTPEESLEAFGKRISGCKLCELHKGRTNFVFGAGDPQADLMFVGEGPGAEEDRQGLPFVGASGQLLTKIIASVGFRREEVYIANMVKCRPPGNRDPLETEIAACNPYLLRQIELIRPKVIVTLGRHSAYFFHGRQDSMRALRSRVVSYNGISVVSTYHPAALLRNPEYKRDTWEDMLLARTEYDRLGGRPSSGEVFRPPKKE
- the coaBC gene encoding bifunctional phosphopantothenoylcysteine decarboxylase/phosphopantothenate--cysteine ligase CoaBC, which codes for MYKQFAGRRILVGLSGGIACYKSCDLVSRLVQAGAEVRVLMTRNACEFVAPLTLQALSGHPVYTGTFAPADPGGIDHVRLADFAELLVVIPATANILAKMAHGIADDLLSTTYISCDCPTLAVVAMNTRMYEHPATRANLELLKRRGVHLLHPESGYLACGTEGTGRLPDRERIMEKIAQVLGAAETLEGLIVLVTAGPTREALDPVRYISNPSSGRMGFALARAAVRLGAARVELITGPVSLDTPLGVERMDIVSAEQLFAAVQARAPQADIVVMAAAVGDWTPEGPQAHKIKKSSPDAELTLRLRQSPDSLAWAAQHRKSGATVVGFAVETADEERNALDKLRRKGIDLIVVNNPLEMGAGFAVQTNRVTVLDSAGARTELPLLDKDEVAARVLELAAARHAGKGKP
- the gmk gene encoding guanylate kinase; this translates as MPERETVTEQTCPGLDTGRARPEEIRLVIVITAPSGAGKTTVIRRLLESDSRLHYSVSATTRPRRDREVEGKDYFFLAEGEFRQRLEAGEFAEWAVVHDHLYGTLKSQIEQNLSAGRHVVMDVDVQGAEQLRHTCRAGVFIYLAPPSMEELERRLRSRGTEDPATLERRLANAREEIRRLPYFDYLVLNDDLERSVAAVRAIIEAEEHRVKRLADPYAVVRSLLYEK
- a CDS encoding YicC family protein; its protein translation is MILSMTGFGRADTTFEGGTFTVEVRSVNHRFTDISIRLPRALNNLESLVRETIKARVQRGSVSVNVNWERAEDSDRLPTLNEPLLLRYRQILQRMSQLGVEGEPNLDTLCRLPEIFSLQAREVDEQAARPVLEAALNEALDRLVEMRGREGDNLAADILARLGSMSAVMDEIAVQGPQRLERLTARLREKVTAALEGVAEPDPARLVQEITIYADKWDISEEQVRFRSHLEALRQALSQGGAVGRRLNFLIQELNREVNTVGSKANDASIAQLVVGLKEELERIREQVENME
- a CDS encoding acyl-CoA thioesterase produces the protein MPFETSSQITVRYAETDRMGVVYHANYLVWMEVGRTDFLAELGFPYGELEESGVLFPLCETSMRLLGPCRYEDRLTVVTRLTRLQSRKVVFGYRVLKAEELMVTGVTEHICTDRLMKVRKLPPDLYEALDRALDRTDEKLTAGSLERTGH
- a CDS encoding M23 family metallopeptidase translates to MSFLTALAPILVSAVAGAVPVSVSLSDSLVPQGGIFCLEVRGSGQTDTVAVSFDGAPAPVVREGDRCYALLGVDMEARPGRRPVQVRLGQGPEAKTVRRWVRVVDGKFPVQRVTLPPEKVFPDTAAQARIKREDAYRDSCWSRWENRRYWSDRFIAPIDGQMNRFGNRRILNGAPRSPHTGVDITAESGTPVKATAAGRVIATGDFFFSGNSVYIDHGFGLISMYFHLSRVDVAQGDTVGQGQVIGAVGATGRVNGAHLHWGIRYRNARINPKSLLDLRLE
- a CDS encoding UDP-2,3-diacylglucosamine diphosphatase yields the protein MPAGSKITFPPCLELELGEKERVLFFSDAHLDSEATPEARERSARVLEFLDWAGDNCETLVILGDLFDFYFEYRSVFPSRYLRVLSALDRLSAGGVRCLYVGGNHDFWLGELFSRTLGVTLVRDGLLLERKAPTPQRVLATHGDGLGPGDTGYKILKKLLRNPFLIFLFRLIHPDWGYALARLTSRTSRKYTNHRQPARVEASARTGQALLDSGRNLSAVVLAHTHQPDCRQFENGLYFNSGDWCTHFSYVRWDERGLSLESFTGTR